Proteins encoded by one window of Salvia splendens isolate huo1 chromosome 5, SspV2, whole genome shotgun sequence:
- the LOC121801935 gene encoding calcium-dependent mitochondrial ATP-magnesium/phosphate carrier protein 3-like translates to MTTGVERHANFPAPAAPAMAPEAKDRSGCCNPVKKSGPVTLDHVLSALRETNEERDSRIRSLFSFFDSDNLGYLDSAVIDKGLSAMQIPADYKFAKELLLVCDDNQDGRVDYQEFRKYMDDKELELYRIFQAIDVEHNGCILPEELWDALVKAGIELDDDELASFVEHVDKDNNGIITFEEWRDFLLLYPHEATIENIYRYWERVYLVDIGEQAVIPEGISRHVHATKYLIAGGVAGAASRTATAPLDRLKVTLQVQTTHASIGPAVKKIWNEGRFLGFFRGNGINVLKVAPESAIKFYSYEMLKNVIGGDDGRIGTPGRLLAGGLAGAVAQTSIYPMDLVKTRLQTYVCDRGTVPSLGKLSRDIWVQEGPRAFYRGLVPSLLGIIPYAGIDLAAYEALKDMSRKHILQDGEPGPLIQLSCGTVSGALGATCVYPLQVVRTRMQAQPSNTHNRMSDVFWKTYRHEGIRGFYKGLFPNLLKVVPAASITYLVYEAMKKSLDLD, encoded by the exons ATGACTACGGGAGTCGAGAGGCATGCCAATTTCCCAGCACCAGCAGCTCCTGCAATGGCGCCCGAAGCGAAGGACCGATCCGGATGCTGCAACCCGGTTAAGAAGTCGGGCCCTGTCACTCTCGACCACGTGCTCTCCGCCCTGCGCGAGACTAACGAGGAGCGGGACTCCAGAATCCGGAGTTTGTTCAGTTTCTTCGACTCCGATAATCTAGGGTATTTGGATTCCGCTGTGATTGACAAGGGGCTTTCTGCGATGCAAATCCCCGCTGATTACAAGTTCGCCAAGGAGCTCTTGTTAGTCTGCGACGACAATCAGGACGGGAGGGTTGATTACCAGGAGTTTAGGAAGTATATGGACGATAAGGAGCTTGAATTGTACAGGATTTTTCAGGCGATTGACGTCGAGCACAACGGCTGCATTCTGCCCGAGGAGCTCTGGGATGCTCTTGTCAAAGCTG GGATAGAACTTGATGATGATGAACTTGCTAGTTTTGTTGAGCATGTCGATAAAGACAACAATGGAATCATAACATTTGAGGAATGGAGGGATTTTCTGCTTCTGTATCCGCATGAAGCCACCATAGAGAACATCTATCGTTATTGGGAAAGGgtatatcttgtagatattggtGAACAGGCAGTGATTCCTGAAGGCATCAGCAGGCATGTTCATGcaacaaaatatttaattgcagGTGGAGTTGCCGGAGCAGCTTCTCGTACTGCAACTGCACCTCTTGATCGTCTAAAGGTGACTTTACAAGTTCAGACTACGCATGCTTCCATTGGTCCAGCAGTTAAGAAGATATGGAACGAAGGTCGCTTTTTAGGTTTTTTTCGAGGTAATGGGATAAATGTACTGAAGGTTGCACCTGAAAGCGCCATAAAGTTTTACAGTTATGAAATGTTGAAAAATGTGATCGGAGGAGATGATGGCCGTATTGGGACTCCAGGACGACTTCTGGCAGGTGGTTTGGCTGGTGCAGTGGCCCAAACCTCAATTTATCCAATGGACCTTGTCAAAACTCGGTTGCAAACTTATGTTTGTGACAGAGGGACTGTTCCAAGTCTGGGTAAACTATCTAGAGATATATGGGTTCAGGAGGGACCCCGAGCTTTTTACCGAGGGTTGGTGCCGTCTCTTCTTGGAATTATACCTTATGCTGGTATTGACCTAGCAGCCTACGAGGCATTGAAAGATATGTCCAGGAAGCATATTCTTCAAGATGGTG AACCTGGTCCTCTTATACAACTAAGTTGTGGGACTGTCTCGGGAGCTCTTGGAGCGACATGTGTGTATCCACTGCAGGTAGTAAGAACAAG AATGCAAGCTCAGCCCTCCAATACACACAATAGAATGTCAGATGTATTCTGGAAAACATATCGGCATGAGGGCATTCGAGGCTTCTATAAAGGCCTTTTCCCGAATCTCCTTAAAGTCGTGCCAGCAGCCAGCATTACCTACCTGGTTTATGAGGCGATGAAGAAGAGCCTGGATCTGGATTAG